A single genomic interval of uncultured Pseudodesulfovibrio sp. harbors:
- a CDS encoding amidohydrolase family protein, translating into MSEIFRAAKAVTMVPGAPVIDDAAVIVEGGIIKEVGTYRDLASGFSGKETDLGDVTIAPGLINAHSHLELAHLRGKCPQGQGFVTWVEDLLKQPIFDLDRQKLDEAVDEFKRTGTVMVGDIATRFAKDMAGLFETSGLFFAVFVEAIGETIPRKTFIPKGEFENGVLSVAGHSLYTTHVDVLRAAKAEALQKSLPFSIHMAEHDDETAIMAGEPSAFLDLLQARGRLLDFTPPGKRPVQQAADLGLLDETTLAVHCVKVTDEDIETVRDSGATVCLCPRSNEFIGVGRAPWEKWHASGVSLCLGTDSLASNHDLDLFSEAAYLKRNFDGELSFEDLLAMLTRNPAKIMGAGHQLGTLEPGKVAAFSVVPEKIQELF; encoded by the coding sequence ATGTCTGAAATCTTTCGTGCGGCCAAAGCCGTAACCATGGTCCCCGGCGCACCCGTCATTGACGACGCGGCCGTTATCGTCGAAGGGGGCATCATCAAAGAGGTCGGGACCTACCGCGATCTCGCTTCCGGGTTTTCCGGCAAGGAGACCGATCTGGGCGATGTGACCATTGCCCCCGGCCTCATCAATGCCCATTCCCATCTCGAACTGGCGCATCTGCGAGGCAAGTGCCCGCAGGGGCAGGGGTTCGTGACCTGGGTGGAAGACCTGCTCAAACAGCCCATATTCGACCTCGACCGGCAGAAGCTTGACGAGGCGGTCGACGAGTTCAAACGAACCGGGACCGTCATGGTCGGAGATATCGCCACCCGTTTTGCAAAGGACATGGCCGGACTGTTTGAAACTTCCGGTCTTTTTTTTGCGGTTTTCGTGGAGGCCATTGGCGAAACCATCCCGCGCAAGACGTTCATCCCCAAGGGCGAGTTTGAAAACGGCGTATTGTCCGTGGCCGGACATTCCCTGTACACCACCCATGTGGATGTCCTTCGCGCTGCCAAGGCCGAAGCCCTTCAGAAATCCCTGCCGTTCTCCATCCACATGGCCGAGCATGATGATGAAACCGCCATCATGGCGGGTGAGCCGAGCGCCTTCCTCGATCTGCTTCAGGCCCGGGGACGGCTGCTCGATTTCACGCCCCCCGGCAAGCGACCCGTACAGCAGGCCGCCGACCTCGGTCTGCTCGACGAGACCACGCTCGCGGTTCACTGCGTCAAGGTCACGGACGAAGACATCGAAACCGTGCGGGACTCCGGTGCCACCGTCTGTCTCTGTCCGCGTTCCAACGAATTCATCGGCGTGGGCCGCGCCCCATGGGAAAAATGGCATGCTTCGGGCGTCAGTCTTTGCCTCGGCACGGACTCGCTCGCATCGAATCACGACCTCGACCTTTTTTCCGAGGCCGCGTACCTTAAAAGGAATTTTGACGGCGAGCTTTCCTTTGAGGACCTGCTCGCCATGCTGACCCGCAACCCGGCGAAAATCATGGGCGCGGGACATCAACTCGGTACACTGGAACCCGGAAAGGTTGCCGCTTTTTCCGTGGTTCCCGAAAAAATACAAGAGCTTTTCTAA